The following nucleotide sequence is from Cellulosilyticum sp. I15G10I2.
AGTAGGTATTATCCTGATATTAATATACATCACTTATCGTTTTAAAGATTATAGATTTGGGATGAGTGCAGTTGCGGCATTGGTACATGATGTTCTAATAATGCTCGCGGTTTATGCGGTATTTCGTATTCCACTTAACAACTCATTTATAGCAGGTATGCTTACTATTGTAGGGTATTCTATTAATGATACGATTATTGTTTTTGACCGTATTAGAGAGAACAAAGGGAAAATGCATGCGGATGATGCTAAAATAATAGATGAAAGTGTTAACCAGACTTTAACACGTTCTATTAACACATCTATTACGACATTGATTATGATTGTACTTCTGTATATTTTAGGTGTGCAGTCGGTTAAGCAATTTGCTTTTCCACTTATTATAGGAATTGCAGCAGGAACCTATTCTTCAATCTTTATAGCTAGTCCTTTGTGGTATGAGCTTAGAAAACTTAAAAGACATAGTAACAAAACTACAAAACCTAAAACAACTTAATCTTTTATTTAAATAGGCTATATCATTATATGCACAATGGTATAGCCTATTTTGTTTTTATATTTTTAACAATTGTATTTTAAAAAATATGGTAAAAGTGTATTAGAAATAAAAGCTATATTTTTTAAAATAATAAAAATAAGCTTTATAGAGTTGACAAGAGACAATAGTGTGATATAATATTTTTTGTAGTCTAAAAGGTAAGTTTTGTTAATCAGGGTCATTAGCTTAGTTGGTAGAGCATCAGACTCTTAATCTGAGGGTCCTGGGTTCGAGTCCCAGATGGCTCATGATTTTTGTGAAAAGTGACAAGTGAGGTTTATACCCACTAAGTTGCCACCACAAAATAAGTGAACAAATAAAGTCTGTATAAGGCTTGCTAGGAGGTCGTTTGCACTTGTGCAGCGACTTTTTTGTATTATAAAATTAAATTTTCAATTGTATTTAGTGCATCAATACTTTGTAGCCTAGATTGATAAAAAATCTCTAATAATTTAGATTTTTCAAAACTAAGAGTTGTTTGAGAGAATAGGTCCAGATAGTATAGTGCATTTTTACTATAATTAAGAGCATTTAAGATAAGTAATATATCCCTATATTCAATGCTATCAGTTGGTATTGTTCTTTGGTACTCTAATATGTCTCGGCGGAGAATAGTGGCGCTGTTATTAACTAAGTTAATATTTCGCTTAAAGTCAGATAGATCCTTAATTGGATTTTCCAATGCAAGTTGCATTAATTGAAGCGTCCTGTTTTGTATTGTTTTTATCTCATCAATAAAGCGTGATATCGTTTGTTGATGAGTAGTTGCAGAAAAAGACGTGGAAGTTAATAGTGTGTTTGATAATGTTCTTGAAGACGCAGAGAGTGGCAAACAA
It contains:
- the secF gene encoding protein translocase subunit SecF; this encodes MKFIENRKKFFILSAAVILIGLLTMCYNAITQKGAFNQDIEFTGGSIVQINMERKLTPELRNELAEIVTEITGDTAPRITAAGDTGVIITTKRAEVAARKKLFDTIKEKYSLSDEIPLADSDVSASISDEIKLGALQAVVVGIILILIYITYRFKDYRFGMSAVAALVHDVLIMLAVYAVFRIPLNNSFIAGMLTIVGYSINDTIIVFDRIRENKGKMHADDAKIIDESVNQTLTRSINTSITTLIMIVLLYILGVQSVKQFAFPLIIGIAAGTYSSIFIASPLWYELRKLKRHSNKTTKPKTT